One genomic region from Conexibacter woesei Iso977N encodes:
- a CDS encoding isocitrate lyase/PEP mutase family protein → MTATDDLKARAEELRRLHTDPAILVLVNVWDAASAATVASVPGCRAIATASWAIAAAHGLADGEAIGREGMLRAVETVARAVTLPVTADLEGGYGETPADVGETIERALAAGAVGCNLEDGLRDGAELRDASEAAERIAAARAAADAAGVPVVINARTDVYLRGTDDPEAAFLRGQAYARAGADCIFVPGVVDPKTIRELVEGIDAPVSVLARPGAPSVSELQELGVARVSFGPGPMGVALAALARTASDLLGGGVPAGELSYRPPAA, encoded by the coding sequence ATGACGGCCACGGACGACCTGAAGGCCCGCGCCGAGGAGCTGCGCCGGCTGCACACCGACCCGGCGATCCTGGTGCTGGTCAACGTGTGGGACGCGGCGAGCGCCGCGACGGTCGCGTCGGTCCCCGGGTGCAGGGCGATCGCCACGGCGTCGTGGGCGATCGCGGCGGCGCACGGGCTCGCCGACGGCGAGGCGATCGGGCGCGAGGGGATGCTGCGCGCCGTCGAGACGGTCGCGCGCGCCGTGACGCTGCCGGTCACCGCGGACCTCGAGGGCGGCTACGGCGAGACGCCGGCCGACGTGGGGGAGACGATCGAGCGCGCGCTCGCCGCGGGCGCGGTCGGGTGCAACCTGGAGGACGGGCTGCGCGACGGCGCCGAGCTGCGCGACGCGAGCGAGGCCGCCGAGCGGATCGCGGCGGCGCGCGCCGCCGCCGATGCGGCGGGCGTCCCGGTGGTCATCAACGCGCGCACCGACGTCTACCTGCGCGGGACCGACGACCCGGAGGCCGCGTTCCTGCGCGGCCAGGCCTACGCGCGGGCCGGGGCGGACTGCATCTTCGTGCCGGGCGTCGTCGATCCGAAGACGATCCGGGAGCTGGTCGAGGGCATCGACGCGCCCGTGAGCGTGCTGGCGCGGCCGGGCGCGCCGTCGGTCAGCGAGCTGCAGGAGCTCGGCGTGGCGCGCGTGTCGTTCGGGCCGGGCCCGATGGGCGTCGCGCTGGCGGCGCTGGCACGGACGGCGAGCGACCTCCTCGGAGGGGGCGTCCCGGCCGGCGAGCTGAGTTACCGCCCGCCGGCCGCCTGA
- a CDS encoding DEAD/DEAH box helicase has product MSATKSTARHGLRAWQVSALEAMRTWDSGPFLISAAPGAGKTRPSIEIANRMLKARLIDRVAIVCPTTPLTRQWALAAGRLGLNLQPDSNELIPPRDFHGVAVTYAKISMVAAKWGAQCTGRTLVIADEAHHLGEELAWGEGFALAFRNAARWLLLSGTPFRSDTTPIPGVRYDAEGVAVADIAYTYADAVRDGVCRPVTFIPYDGTLQWRSGDDVIEAGFDTVLSSREASRRYRTAISAELADGLPRILAAAHAKLLEARAAGHRDAGGLVVAADSDHARKIAKLLKDVSGRSPTVVLHTESGAHRKLQAFTDARDEWIVAVNMVSEGVDIPRLRVGVYASAARTPLIFRQVVGRFVRTIAGRPAEMSWLFLPADGVLRRHAADVEGELRHVLRRRESDEELFEEREPRRETEKSEAAEFQVISADVAPTSQMSLFGGPSVVQPHVPTPPPAILAEFTPAASAETDAAHGEPTSRLSAFERRTILRDKRHRLVGDLGRRDRRPHAEINAWLNGAVGVARVEDATLDQLEESIDLLLDALAGKAPARR; this is encoded by the coding sequence GTGAGCGCTACGAAGTCCACCGCCCGACACGGATTGCGGGCGTGGCAGGTCTCCGCACTCGAGGCGATGCGCACATGGGATTCGGGCCCGTTCCTGATCTCTGCGGCCCCGGGTGCGGGCAAGACCCGCCCGTCCATCGAGATCGCCAACCGGATGCTGAAGGCCAGGCTGATCGACCGGGTCGCGATCGTCTGCCCGACCACGCCGCTGACGCGGCAGTGGGCGCTCGCCGCCGGGCGCCTGGGCCTGAACCTGCAGCCGGACTCCAACGAGCTGATCCCGCCGCGCGACTTCCACGGCGTGGCCGTGACGTACGCGAAGATCTCGATGGTCGCCGCGAAGTGGGGCGCGCAGTGCACGGGCCGGACGCTCGTGATCGCCGACGAGGCCCACCACCTCGGCGAGGAGCTGGCGTGGGGCGAGGGCTTCGCGCTGGCGTTCCGCAACGCGGCGCGCTGGCTGCTGCTGTCCGGGACGCCGTTCCGGTCCGACACCACGCCGATCCCGGGCGTGCGCTACGACGCCGAGGGCGTCGCGGTCGCCGACATCGCCTACACCTACGCGGACGCGGTCCGCGATGGGGTCTGCCGCCCGGTGACGTTCATCCCGTACGACGGGACGCTGCAGTGGCGGTCGGGTGACGACGTGATCGAGGCGGGGTTCGACACGGTGCTGTCCTCGCGCGAGGCGTCGCGCCGCTACCGCACGGCGATCTCCGCCGAGCTGGCCGACGGCCTCCCGCGGATCCTGGCGGCCGCGCACGCGAAGCTGCTGGAGGCGCGCGCGGCGGGCCATCGCGACGCGGGCGGGCTCGTCGTCGCCGCCGACTCCGACCACGCGCGCAAGATCGCCAAGCTGCTCAAGGACGTCTCCGGCAGGTCACCGACCGTCGTCCTGCACACCGAGTCCGGCGCGCACAGGAAGCTCCAGGCGTTCACCGACGCGCGCGACGAGTGGATCGTCGCGGTCAACATGGTCTCCGAGGGCGTCGACATCCCGCGCCTGCGCGTCGGCGTGTATGCGAGCGCCGCCAGGACGCCGCTGATCTTCCGCCAGGTCGTCGGGCGGTTCGTCCGGACGATCGCGGGGCGCCCGGCGGAGATGTCGTGGCTGTTCCTGCCGGCCGACGGGGTCCTGAGGCGCCACGCGGCCGACGTCGAGGGCGAGCTGCGCCACGTGCTGCGCCGCCGCGAGTCCGACGAGGAGCTGTTCGAGGAGCGCGAGCCGCGGCGCGAGACCGAGAAGTCCGAGGCCGCCGAGTTCCAGGTGATCAGCGCCGACGTCGCGCCGACGTCGCAGATGTCGCTGTTCGGCGGCCCGTCGGTCGTCCAGCCGCACGTCCCGACGCCGCCGCCCGCGATCCTGGCGGAGTTCACGCCCGCGGCCAGCGCCGAGACCGACGCCGCGCACGGCGAGCCGACGTCGCGCCTGAGCGCGTTCGAGCGCCGGACGATCCTGCGCGACAAGCGCCACCGGCTGGTCGGCGACCTCGGCCGCCGCGACCGCCGCCCGCACGCCGAGATCAACGCGTGGCTGAACGGCGCGGTCGGCGTCGCGCGCGTCGAGGACGCGACGCTGGATCAGCTGGAGGAGTCGATCGACCTCCTTCTGGACGCGCTCGCCGGCAAGGCGCCCGCGCGGCGCTAG
- a CDS encoding Rid family hydrolase: protein MDRLGSVPPGPYEEAVGYSRVVRAGQHVWVAGCTSVNEYGVVEGITPGEQAAIALRRILDALSRVGATADDVVRTRMFTTDISRSDEIGRAHGAVFSKVRPVTAMYEVSGFIDPRMLVEIEADAFIENL from the coding sequence ATGGACCGCCTCGGATCCGTCCCGCCCGGGCCCTACGAGGAGGCCGTCGGCTACTCGCGCGTCGTGCGCGCGGGGCAACATGTATGGGTTGCCGGCTGCACGTCGGTCAACGAGTACGGCGTGGTCGAGGGCATCACGCCCGGCGAGCAGGCGGCGATCGCGCTCAGGAGGATCCTGGACGCCCTGTCGCGCGTCGGCGCGACCGCCGACGACGTCGTCCGGACCCGCATGTTCACCACCGACATCTCGCGCTCGGACGAGATCGGCCGGGCGCACGGCGCGGTCTTCTCGAAGGTCCGTCCCGTGACCGCGATGTACGAGGTCTCCGGCTTCATCGACCCGCGCATGCTCGTCGAGATCGAGGCCGACGCGTTCATCGAGAACCTGTGA
- the purH gene encoding bifunctional phosphoribosylaminoimidazolecarboxamide formyltransferase/IMP cyclohydrolase: MASETSPEAPIVPGAVRIQRALLSVSDKRGIVDFARGLAELGVEIVSTGGTATALSEAGLDVRAIDDFTGFPEIMDGRVKTLHPKLYAGLLAVRDNDQHMAQAEDNDIEFVDLVCVNLYPFERTAARRGVGEQEVIENIDIGGPTMIRAAAKNHAYAAVVTSPESYDAILEELNDAGGTLSMPTRESLAAEAFAYTARYDTAIARWFAEKSDDFPSLFVRAYEKVLDLPYGENPHQRAAYYAQVGARATVLSQVRQHHGKQISYNNILDLDSARTLVREFEVPACVIVKHNNPCGVALDTTPLNAYLKAFKSDPVSAYGGIIAFNRRVDKQTAEQLHRQFIEVLIAPGYDDDALEVLQQKQNIRILEDEERRLPALGEPDIRQVTGGLLVQDRDSAREERESMEVVTDRVPTDKQWGDLLFAWRVATKVKSNAIVVTRDLATIGIGAGQMSRVDSVRLSVEKCQYEDSLKGGALASDAFFPFADGPELAVQAGVTAIIQPGGSVRDEEVIAAAQEAGVAMVFTKRRHFRH; encoded by the coding sequence ATGGCCTCCGAGACCTCCCCCGAGGCACCGATCGTGCCCGGGGCTGTTCGTATTCAGCGTGCGTTGTTGTCGGTGTCGGACAAGCGAGGGATCGTCGACTTCGCTCGGGGGCTCGCGGAGCTGGGCGTCGAGATCGTCTCGACCGGCGGCACCGCCACCGCGCTCAGCGAGGCCGGGCTCGACGTCCGCGCCATCGACGACTTCACCGGCTTCCCGGAGATCATGGACGGGCGCGTCAAGACGCTGCACCCCAAGCTCTACGCCGGGCTGCTCGCGGTGCGCGACAACGACCAGCACATGGCGCAGGCCGAGGACAACGACATCGAGTTCGTGGACCTCGTGTGCGTGAACCTCTACCCGTTCGAGCGCACGGCCGCCAGGCGCGGCGTCGGCGAGCAGGAGGTCATCGAGAACATCGACATCGGCGGCCCGACGATGATCCGCGCGGCGGCCAAGAACCACGCCTACGCCGCGGTGGTGACAAGCCCGGAGTCCTACGACGCGATCCTCGAAGAGCTGAACGACGCGGGGGGCACCCTGAGCATGCCCACGCGCGAGTCGCTCGCCGCCGAGGCCTTCGCCTACACCGCCCGCTACGACACCGCGATCGCGCGCTGGTTCGCCGAGAAGTCCGACGACTTCCCGTCGCTCTTCGTCCGCGCCTACGAGAAGGTCCTCGACCTCCCCTACGGCGAGAACCCGCACCAGCGCGCCGCCTACTACGCGCAGGTCGGCGCCCGCGCGACGGTCCTCAGCCAGGTCCGCCAGCACCACGGCAAGCAGATCTCCTACAACAACATCCTGGACCTCGACAGCGCCCGCACGCTGGTCCGGGAGTTCGAGGTCCCCGCCTGCGTCATCGTCAAGCACAACAACCCGTGCGGCGTGGCGCTCGACACGACGCCGCTGAACGCCTACCTCAAGGCCTTCAAGTCGGACCCCGTGTCCGCCTACGGCGGGATCATCGCCTTCAACCGCCGCGTGGACAAGCAGACTGCTGAGCAACTCCACAGGCAGTTCATCGAGGTCCTGATCGCGCCCGGCTACGACGACGACGCGCTCGAGGTCCTCCAGCAGAAGCAGAACATCCGGATCCTCGAGGACGAGGAGCGCCGCCTGCCCGCGCTCGGCGAGCCCGACATCCGCCAGGTCACCGGCGGCCTGCTCGTCCAGGACCGCGACAGCGCCCGCGAGGAGCGCGAGTCGATGGAGGTCGTCACCGACCGCGTGCCGACCGACAAGCAGTGGGGCGACCTGCTGTTCGCCTGGCGCGTCGCGACCAAGGTGAAGTCCAACGCGATCGTCGTCACGCGCGACCTCGCGACGATCGGGATCGGCGCGGGCCAGATGTCGCGCGTCGACTCGGTCCGGCTCTCCGTCGAGAAGTGCCAGTACGAGGACTCGCTGAAGGGGGGCGCGCTGGCCTCCGACGCGTTCTTCCCGTTCGCCGACGGCCCCGAGCTGGCCGTCCAGGCGGGCGTGACCGCGATCATCCAGCCCGGCGGGTCGGTCCGCGACGAGGAGGTCATCGCCGCCGCTCAGGAGGCGGGCGTCGCGATGGTCTTCACCAAGCGCCGGCACTTCCGGCACTAG
- a CDS encoding MarR family winged helix-turn-helix transcriptional regulator: MNERDAPKKLWSTPSWLVSRVALRAARVVSAQLDAAGVRRKHFAVLVALSESGPASQADLGRRLALDRSDLHAIVADLERDGLIDRDRDPADARRNRVKLTARGRAQLRRLDAKVDAAQDELLAPLTKAERAELTRLLTRVVAHHVERDAAAE, from the coding sequence ATGAACGAGCGCGACGCCCCCAAGAAGCTGTGGTCGACGCCGAGCTGGCTGGTCTCCCGCGTCGCGCTGCGCGCCGCGAGGGTCGTGAGCGCGCAGCTCGACGCCGCGGGGGTCAGGCGCAAGCACTTCGCGGTGCTCGTCGCCCTCTCGGAGTCGGGCCCGGCGTCGCAGGCCGACCTCGGCCGCCGGCTCGCCCTGGACCGCAGCGACCTCCACGCGATCGTCGCCGACCTGGAGCGCGACGGCCTGATCGACCGCGACCGCGACCCCGCCGACGCCCGCCGCAACCGCGTCAAGCTGACCGCGAGGGGTCGCGCCCAGCTCCGCCGCCTCGACGCCAAGGTCGACGCCGCTCAGGACGAGCTCCTCGCCCCCCTGACCAAAGCCGAACGCGCCGAGCTGACCCGCCTCCTGACCCGCGTCGTCGCCCACCACGTCGAGCGCGACGCCGCCGCGGAGTGA
- a CDS encoding nuclear transport factor 2 family protein produces MTSTLSLTDRAELTDLVSRLGRWLDDGATGDPAVLFADDVRVSTPGGDSTGVAAIVDQAQRNHDAPTQHVIANVLADIDGDAAHVTANMVVTFADTETQLRRTGGTYAFDATRTAAGWRFASITVRRVWREG; encoded by the coding sequence ATGACCTCCACCCTCTCCCTCACCGACCGCGCCGAGCTGACCGACCTGGTCTCCCGCCTCGGCCGCTGGCTCGACGACGGCGCGACCGGCGACCCCGCCGTGCTGTTCGCCGACGACGTCCGGGTCTCGACGCCGGGCGGCGACTCGACCGGCGTCGCCGCGATCGTCGACCAGGCCCAGCGCAACCACGACGCGCCGACCCAGCACGTCATCGCGAACGTCCTGGCCGACATCGACGGCGACGCCGCGCACGTCACCGCGAACATGGTCGTGACGTTCGCCGACACCGAGACGCAGCTGCGCCGCACCGGCGGGACCTACGCCTTCGACGCGACCCGGACCGCGGCCGGCTGGCGCTTCGCGTCGATCACCGTCCGCCGCGTGTGGCGCGAAGGCTGA
- the purN gene encoding phosphoribosylglycinamide formyltransferase, with protein sequence MALLRVGVLASGSGTNLQAILDSVHGFEAKVVGVASDKADAVALERARAAGVPASVFPLGAYPDRAARDAAIGDWLDAQGAELVVLAGYMAILTPGFIRRFPDKIINIHPSLLPAFPGLAAVQQAIDYGSKLFGATVHFVDEGVDTGAVILQSAIPLPPDADSAAALSLLRPIEHALLPDAIRLIAAGRLSRDPANPRRILITD encoded by the coding sequence ATGGCGCTGCTGCGCGTCGGGGTCCTGGCCTCGGGGTCGGGGACCAACCTGCAGGCGATCCTCGACAGCGTCCACGGCTTCGAGGCCAAAGTTGTAGGGGTTGCCTCCGACAAGGCCGACGCGGTCGCCCTGGAGCGGGCGAGGGCGGCGGGCGTCCCGGCGTCGGTGTTCCCGCTCGGCGCCTACCCGGACCGCGCGGCGCGCGACGCGGCGATCGGCGACTGGCTCGACGCGCAGGGCGCGGAGCTCGTCGTGCTCGCCGGGTACATGGCGATCCTGACGCCCGGGTTCATCCGGCGGTTCCCGGACAAGATCATCAACATCCACCCGTCGCTGCTGCCGGCGTTCCCGGGGCTCGCCGCCGTGCAGCAGGCGATCGACTACGGGTCGAAGCTGTTCGGGGCGACCGTCCACTTCGTCGACGAGGGCGTCGACACCGGCGCGGTCATCCTGCAGTCCGCGATCCCGCTGCCGCCCGACGCGGACTCGGCCGCCGCGCTCTCGCTGCTGCGTCCGATCGAGCACGCGCTGCTGCCCGACGCGATCCGCCTCATCGCCGCCGGCCGCCTCTCCCGCGATCCGGCGAACCCCCGCCGGATCCTCATCACCGACTGA
- a CDS encoding RecQ family ATP-dependent DNA helicase: MDLRAALTDHFGFADFRPGQEAAVTAAVNGRDTLVVMPTGAGKSLCYQLPALVREDLTIVVSPLVSLMQDQVEALERRVPGAAGVINAQQDMATNAAVLERARSGALKLLYVAPERFSSPGFLEAIRNVPIGLFVVDEAHCVSQWGHDFRPDYFRLADAARWLGARALVASTATATPEVARDIVARLGLQEPAIVTTGFDRPNLSFAVVPCATTADKHARIAEALRDPAARPAIVYAGTRKACDALAERLGVDLGIEVVAYHAGLPRGERATVQRRFMDGRVDVVVATNAFGMGVDKSDVRTVAHEVVPPSVEAYYQEAGRGGRDGAPARALLFAEKRDKSLHVFFINRSEVSEGILDQVAGRLLGASVDGRFDVALSYLDDEAERVRAIVGHLARAGVIQPAPSPMDRVRGRVVGQYDGRAQALARSSAAEGQRARWKQYRSVWSFVEDDGCRRARVLRHFGDPAAPTTDPGVPCCDVCDPSLVPASPSRALSHANAGTAKHETIEAAILSVVRAARPSIGRTRVAEVLRGGQAKALLRNGWDGLPEYATYAHMTSSTVLSKIDAMVDDGRLDKTEGPRPVLKPGPDAPPPAAPDGQSSLSIEAA, translated from the coding sequence ATGGATCTGCGCGCCGCCCTCACCGACCACTTCGGCTTCGCCGACTTCCGCCCCGGCCAGGAGGCCGCGGTCACCGCTGCGGTGAACGGGCGCGACACGCTCGTGGTCATGCCGACGGGCGCGGGCAAGTCGCTCTGCTACCAGCTGCCCGCGCTGGTGCGCGAGGACCTGACGATCGTGGTCTCGCCGCTGGTCTCGCTGATGCAGGACCAGGTCGAGGCGCTGGAGCGCCGCGTCCCGGGCGCGGCGGGCGTCATCAACGCCCAGCAGGACATGGCCACCAACGCGGCGGTGCTGGAGCGCGCGCGGTCGGGTGCGCTGAAGCTGCTGTACGTGGCGCCGGAGCGGTTCTCGTCGCCCGGGTTCCTGGAGGCGATCCGCAACGTCCCGATCGGGCTGTTCGTGGTCGACGAGGCGCACTGCGTGTCGCAGTGGGGGCACGACTTCCGCCCGGACTACTTCCGGCTGGCGGACGCGGCGCGGTGGCTGGGCGCTCGTGCCCTGGTGGCCTCGACGGCGACGGCGACGCCGGAGGTCGCGCGCGACATCGTGGCGCGGCTGGGGCTGCAGGAGCCGGCGATCGTCACGACGGGCTTCGACCGGCCGAACCTGTCGTTCGCCGTGGTCCCGTGCGCGACGACGGCCGACAAGCACGCGCGGATCGCGGAGGCGCTGCGCGATCCGGCGGCGCGGCCGGCGATCGTCTACGCGGGCACGCGCAAGGCGTGCGACGCGCTGGCCGAGCGGCTCGGCGTCGACCTCGGCATCGAGGTCGTCGCCTACCACGCGGGCCTGCCGCGCGGCGAGCGCGCGACGGTCCAGCGGCGGTTCATGGACGGCCGGGTCGATGTCGTGGTCGCGACCAACGCGTTCGGGATGGGCGTCGACAAGTCCGACGTCCGGACGGTCGCGCACGAGGTCGTGCCGCCGTCGGTCGAGGCCTACTACCAGGAGGCCGGCCGCGGTGGCCGCGACGGCGCCCCGGCGCGCGCGCTGCTGTTCGCCGAGAAGCGCGACAAGTCGCTGCACGTGTTCTTCATCAACCGCTCCGAGGTGAGCGAGGGGATCCTGGATCAGGTCGCCGGGCGGCTGCTCGGCGCGTCGGTCGACGGGCGCTTCGACGTCGCGCTGTCGTACCTGGACGACGAGGCCGAGCGGGTCCGGGCGATCGTCGGGCACCTTGCGCGGGCGGGCGTGATCCAGCCGGCGCCGTCGCCGATGGACCGTGTGCGCGGGCGCGTCGTCGGCCAGTACGACGGGCGCGCGCAGGCGCTGGCGCGGTCGAGCGCGGCTGAGGGTCAGCGGGCGCGCTGGAAGCAGTACCGGTCGGTGTGGTCGTTCGTCGAGGACGACGGCTGCCGCCGCGCACGGGTGCTCCGGCACTTCGGCGATCCGGCAGCGCCGACGACCGATCCCGGGGTGCCGTGCTGCGACGTGTGCGACCCGTCGCTGGTGCCCGCGTCGCCGTCGCGCGCGCTGTCGCACGCCAACGCGGGGACCGCGAAGCACGAGACGATCGAGGCGGCGATCCTGTCGGTGGTGCGCGCGGCGCGGCCGTCGATCGGGCGGACGCGCGTCGCCGAGGTGCTGCGTGGCGGTCAGGCGAAGGCGCTGCTGCGCAACGGCTGGGACGGGCTACCGGAGTACGCGACCTACGCGCACATGACGTCGTCGACCGTGCTGTCGAAGATCGACGCGATGGTCGACGACGGGCGGCTCGACAAGACCGAGGGCCCGCGCCCGGTGCTGAAGCCGGGACCGGACGCGCCGCCGCCCGCGGCGCCGGACGGGCAGTCCTCGCTGTCGATCGAAGCGGCCTGA
- a CDS encoding DJ-1/PfpI family protein, which yields MDIVIPVYDGFTALDAVGPYEVLSRLGGRVRFVAPEAGPVTTETRMLSLVAEASLADVRACDVLLVPGGFGTRALLEDSMWTSWIASVHETTTWTTSVCTGSLLLGAAGLLEGLPATSHWSELESLRGFGASEVGGRVVFGPEGSRIVTAAGVSAGIDMALALAARIAGDDTARAIQLGIEYDPQPPFDAGCVEKADPALVAALRSAMASAS from the coding sequence ATGGACATCGTGATCCCGGTGTACGACGGGTTCACCGCGCTGGATGCGGTGGGGCCCTACGAGGTGCTGTCGCGGCTGGGCGGGCGCGTGCGGTTCGTGGCGCCGGAGGCCGGGCCGGTGACGACGGAGACCAGGATGTTGTCCTTGGTCGCCGAGGCGTCGCTGGCGGACGTGAGGGCGTGCGACGTGCTGCTCGTCCCGGGCGGGTTCGGGACGCGCGCGTTGTTGGAGGACTCGATGTGGACGTCGTGGATCGCTTCGGTGCACGAGACGACGACGTGGACGACGTCGGTGTGCACCGGCTCGCTGCTGCTGGGCGCGGCGGGGTTGTTGGAGGGGTTGCCCGCGACGTCGCACTGGTCGGAGCTGGAGTCGCTGCGCGGGTTCGGGGCCTCTGAGGTCGGCGGCCGCGTCGTCTTCGGGCCGGAGGGCTCGCGGATCGTGACGGCTGCGGGTGTCTCGGCGGGGATCGACATGGCGCTGGCGCTGGCGGCCCGGATCGCGGGCGACGACACGGCGCGCGCGATCCAGCTCGGGATCGAGTACGACCCGCAGCCGCCGTTCGACGCGGGCTGCGTCGAGAAGGCCGATCCGGCGCTGGTGGCGGCGCTGCGCAGCGCGATGGCGTCGGCGTCCTGA
- a CDS encoding GlxA family transcriptional regulator, translating into MTATRRVVVVAMDGAQSLDVLGPVEVLQGASAVVGGIGGYEVVVCGPDGGSIALSNGLTLSCAELPRSPRGIDTIIVSGGEGTRALSPSHPVVLWLAAVAPRVRRVASVCTGALALAHAGLLDGRRATTHWAFCDALAAGFPEVSVEREPIYVRDEEIWTSAGVTAGMDLTLALVEEDLGPEVALTVARWLVLFLKRPGGQAQFSTGLAAQAAVRAPLRELQGWMNDNLGSDLSVSALAARACLSERQFTRAWRAETGVSPGAYVEELRVERARALLEGGLGVAGAARGAGFGSPEVLRRVFHRRLGVAPGAYRERFMASETKAA; encoded by the coding sequence ATGACGGCGACGCGGCGGGTCGTGGTGGTGGCGATGGACGGGGCGCAGTCCCTGGACGTGCTCGGTCCGGTCGAGGTGCTGCAGGGCGCGTCGGCAGTTGTTGGTGGCATTGGTGGTTACGAGGTCGTGGTGTGCGGTCCCGACGGCGGTTCTATCGCGCTGTCCAACGGGCTGACCCTGTCCTGCGCAGAGTTGCCACGAAGTCCGCGCGGGATCGACACGATCATCGTGTCCGGCGGCGAAGGGACACGTGCTCTGAGTCCTTCGCACCCTGTCGTCCTGTGGCTGGCCGCGGTCGCGCCGCGGGTCCGGCGGGTCGCGTCGGTGTGCACGGGCGCGCTCGCGCTGGCCCACGCGGGGCTTCTGGACGGCCGCCGTGCGACGACGCACTGGGCGTTCTGCGATGCGCTCGCGGCGGGGTTCCCGGAGGTGAGCGTCGAGCGCGAGCCGATCTACGTGCGCGACGAGGAGATCTGGACCTCGGCGGGGGTGACCGCCGGGATGGACCTCACGCTCGCGCTCGTCGAGGAGGACCTCGGGCCGGAGGTCGCGCTGACCGTCGCGCGCTGGCTCGTGCTGTTCCTCAAGCGCCCCGGCGGGCAGGCGCAGTTCAGCACCGGGCTGGCGGCCCAGGCGGCGGTCCGGGCGCCGCTGCGCGAGCTGCAGGGGTGGATGAACGACAACTTGGGTTCCGACCTCTCGGTGAGCGCGCTGGCCGCGCGGGCGTGCCTGAGCGAGCGCCAGTTCACGCGCGCGTGGAGGGCGGAGACCGGCGTGTCCCCGGGCGCCTACGTGGAAGAGCTGCGCGTCGAGCGCGCGCGGGCGCTGCTGGAGGGCGGGCTGGGCGTGGCGGGCGCGGCGCGGGGCGCGGGGTTCGGGTCGCCGGAGGTGCTGCGGCGCGTGTTCCACCGGCGGTTGGGTGTGGCTCCCGGGGCCTACCGGGAGCGGTTCATGGCAAGCGAGACGAAGGCGGCGTAG